One Theropithecus gelada isolate Dixy chromosome 3, Tgel_1.0, whole genome shotgun sequence genomic window carries:
- the PURB gene encoding transcriptional activator protein Pur-beta: MADGDSGSERGGGGGPGGFQPASRGGGEQETQELASKRLDIQNKRFYLDVKQNAKGRFLKIAEVGAGGSKSRLTLSMAVAAEFRDSLGDFIEHYAQLGPSSPEQLAAGAEEGGGPRRALKSEFLVRENRKYYLDLKENQRGRFLRIRQTVNRGGGGFGAGPGPGGLQSGQTIALPAQGLIEFRDALAKLIDDYGGEDDELAGGPGGGAGGPGGGLYGELPEGTSITVDSKRFFFDVGCNKYGVFLRVSEVKPSYRNAITVPFKAWGKFGGAFCRYADEMKEIQERQRDKLYERRGGGSGGGEESEGEEVDED, from the coding sequence ATGGCGGACGGCGACAGCGGCAGCgagcgcggcggcggcggtgggCCGGGCGGGTTCCAGCCCGCGTCCCGCGGCGGCGGCGAGCAGGAGACGCAGGAGCTGGCCTCGAAGCGGCTGGACATCCAGAACAAGCGCTTCTACTTAGATGTGAAGCAGAACGCCAAAGGCCGCTTCCTCAAGATCGCCGAGGTGGGCGCGGGCGGTTCCAAGAGCCGCCTCACGCTGTCCATGGCGGTGGCCGCCGAGTTCCGCGACTCACTGGGCGACTTCATAGAGCACTACGCGCAGCTGGGTCCTAGCAGCCCCGAGCAGCTGGCGGCGGGCGCCGAGGAGGGCGGCGGGCCGCGGCGCGCGCTCAAGAGCGAATTCCTGGTGCGTGAGAACCGCAAGTACTACCTGGACCTCAAGGAGAACCAGCGCGGCCGCTTCCTGCGCATCCGCCAAACGGTCAACCGCGGCGGTGGCGGCTTCGGCGCGGGCCCCGGGCCCGGCGGCTTGCAGAGCGGCCAGACCATCGCGCTGCCTGCGCAGGGCCTCATCGAGTTCCGCGACGCGCTGGCCAAGCTCATCGACGACTACGGAGGCGAGGACGACGAGCTGGCAGGCGGCCCGGGAGGCGGCGCCGGCGGCCCAGGGGGCGGCCTGTATGGAGAGCTCCCGGAGGGCACCTCCATCACCGTGGACTCCAAGCGCTTCTTCTTCGATGTGGGCTGCAACAAATACGGGGTGTTTCTGCGAGTGAGCGAGGTGAAGCCGTCCTACCGCAATGCCATCACCGTGCCCTTCAAAGCCTGGGGCAAGTTCGGAGGCGCCTTTTGCCGGTATGCGGATGAGATGAAAGAAATCCAGGAAAGACAGAGGGATAAGCTTTATGAGCGACGTGGTGGGGGCAGCGGCGGCGGCGAAGAGTCAGAGGGTGAGGAGGTGGATGAGGATTGA